AGAGTCATGCCAAGGAGATGAATTGTTTATTCCGTGAGACTAGCGCCAAGAATGGAGACAACGTCCATGAGCTCTTTAATTTAGTCGCAGTCAAGCTTCTAAAGACTACAGAACCTGAGCCTGTCAGCGACAAATGTAAGTTTTGTTCGTGTACACTCGTTGTATTGGCGAGGCGTACTCTGCACTCTACACCCATTCTTTAGTGGTGGACATCGACTTGAAGCCGTCAGTCCCGAGTGAAGATGTTACTTGCACAGGTCGTACAAAGGCCGGGCTATCGACCAGTTTTGCTAGCATTACCAAAATGTGCCCCAAGGAGTGATTTTTAAAACCAATAATGTGTAATATATATCGTCTATACGTCTATGGACTATTATTATACATTTGTTTTGGTTTCTTTGGCCGAGTTTTGGCCTTTTTGAGCGGCCATTTGCCCAGGACTGCCTTTCCCCTCCGGAGGCCTCTGGACGGTTGCGGCAAAAGTGCCTCTAGACGCTCAAGGGTCGCTTCATTATCGCTAAAGGGGGACTATGGATCAAATATAATCGCAAAACGAGTTGCACACTGGGAGAATGGCGCCGCAAAGGCCTGGAATCCGCCGGGACTCCGAGATTCCAGGCTTTACTCGATGCTCGATGAGTACAAGAGGGACAATGTAGTTGAAATCGATAAAAGAAGGGCTGAAATGTCCATAGCCGGAAGGGTAAAGAAGATTTTTGAGGAATTGACGGAGTACGTCGAGAGCCTCCTTAGACTGGAAACTCATGCGCCGCCAATCGTCTGTCTTGTGGCATCATGCGCATACCTCGTGCCTTATTTTGATGTTACTCAGGTAAGTAAGTGGTCAGAGTACCGTAAGGAGTCTGGAGCGACAAATGGGAGCTGGGCATGTCATTCACTCTTGTCTGTACTGGCGACTTTCTGCAGATAGAGAGCTATGGAAAGGAGTTAAATGTGGGATTTGATGTACAGTTTATGAAGGGAGGATCAGACTTGTGCAAAGAGTGAGCAGAATTGATGGTATACCGTAACATCCATACtctactactgaagactgtgttgatacttgttcatcttgtcattctgtggatactctctgatggtgagctacttgtaagggaggatgaatggttgtAAGTTGGAACActaggaagaagacaacATTATGAATGTCTCAAAAAGGCATAGAtataaggaagaagtgCCCTGAAGGAAAAAGTCTTGGTACCTGTCAAGATGATTCTCAGGTTGAGGCAAAAAGAGGAAGGCTTAGGGATGTTGATAATAGAGAGACAGGCTACAGATATTGCAGACATAAGAACGACACAGAAGGAGTAGTGATAAACAATCTTAGTTATGGTAACCAGCCCCTtaaaatagaaaatggTGGAGGTGGAGAACCTACTTTATTCTCCGATATACACCCTAAGGTATGGGAAGTAACAACTTACTACTCTTTTG
This region of Theileria equi strain WA chromosome 1, complete sequence genomic DNA includes:
- a CDS encoding signal peptide-containing protein (encoded by transcript BEWA_027540A) produces the protein MCNIYRLYVYGLLLYICFGFFGRVLAFLSGHLPRTAFPLRRPLDGCGKSASRRSRVASLSLKGDYGSNIIAKRVAHWENGAAKAWNPPGLRDSRLYSMLDEYKRDNVVEIDKRRAEMSIAGRVKKIFEELTEYVESLLRLETHAPPIVCLVASCAYLVPYFDVTQVSKWSEYRKESGATNGSWACHSLLSVLATFCR